The nucleotide window CCCTCCTCCATGAAGAGAATCGTCACCTCGGCGTCGGCGATCACCGGCTGGCCGCCGATCTCCTCCACGACCCATTCCCCGCCGGTCAATAGCGACTTCGGCTCGCCCCCGCAGCCGGAATGCGTCTCCCCGTCCAGATCGTAGCGCACCCGGTAGGGGTGGGGCATGCCGGTGGCGATATCGGCGCAGATCCGCGGCTGGATGGAGACCGAAAGGCTGCGGCCGTCGGCGGCGGTCCGGTAGAGGATGCCCGCGGCGGTGACCTCCGGCTCCGGCCGGGGCATGCGAAGCTGCAGGGCCCCGTAGTCGGCATTGAGCGAAATCGCCTCGGCCGCGATGGTGATCTGCCAGCCGGGCTCCTGGCCACGGGCGGTGAAGGGAAGCTCGGGTGCGGTGACCACCCGGCACTCCGGCAGCGTGACCCCATGCGCCACCACCGTGGCGCGGTCGCCCTTGCTCCAAAAGCTGGTGTCGCTGTCGTCGAGGGCCACATAGCGGGCGCCGGAGGCCGACACCACGGGTTTGAGGTCATAGCTCCGGCCGCCGACGGCCAACAGGTCATTCGTCCCCAGCGCGCCGAAGACCACCGCGACATCCCCGCAGCGGTAAGGGGTGCCGAAAACGGTCCGCTCCACCGGCCGCAGCCGCAGCTCCCCCAGCGCCACCACCCCCGACTTGACGGCGATCTCCACGCTCTGGGTGACGCGCAGCGGACCAGGGCTCGAGACAATCGCGCCCCGAAAAAGGTGGCGGCCGCCGCTTTGGAGCAAGGCGGGGTCCAAGCTCAACTCAAACGGGATCGGCACCTGGCGCCCATCCAGCTGCCGGTGCTGCTCGGCCACCAGGGCCGCTGGCCGGACATCGGTCGCTCGCAGCTCCACCACGGCCGCGCTCGCCGGCGGCAGCGCGATCCGCTCCGGGTAGGACAGCCGGCCCCTGATCACCAGGCGCTCTTCGATTTTGGGAATACTTCCGGCAGGCGCGGCGCAGCCCGCCAGAATGCCGGCCGCCACCAGCCCAAAGGCGATTTTCCAGAGTTTCATAGCCCATTTCCTGTGGATGCTGCGTGGGTGTACCGCACACGAATCTCCGGCCGGCGTGCCGTCGGCTCCGCGATCGATCAGAGGTTCAACTGGGTGATGCGCGTCCCGTCCAGGGAGATCCCCGCCATCAGCCCGTTGTTGACCAGCACAAACCCAACCACCGGCTGCTGGGCCGTGGCGGTGGTCACCTGGGCGTTGGCGCCCACCGAGAGCAGGGTCACCGACGCATCGGCACCCACCGTCCAGCCCCGGCTGTTCTGGAAGCGCGTCAGCGCTTGGTCGGTCATGAAAAGCAGGAAGACCGCGGTGGACTGGGCGCCGGCCTGCAAGCCCAAGGACCCGCCGGTGGTGGCGTGGTAGCTCCGGGTCTCGCCGCCGACCCGCAGCGCACCCTGGCCGCGCGCGACGCCGAAGATGAAGCCGGCCCTGAGCACGGCGGGAAACACCAGCACGCCGCGGGCCTGTGCCACCAGCTCCTGGGAGCCCCCCACCTGCCGAAAGAGTTCGGAGAGGGCGCTGTCCACGCCGGCGTCGATGTTGCGGCGCTGCAAATCGGGGTCCCCCGAACCGGGGCCGGTGGTGGTGCAGCCGGCGAGGAGCACCAGCAAAGCGGCCAGAGTCAATCTCAAAATTCGTTTGTTCACGCCAAACTCCCCATTTATAAAAGTAGGTTGAAGTCCGGGTCAGCTGGAAACCGACATTTCGGGCTGTTGTTTCAGCATGCGGATTCCGGCGAACCCGAACAGGATCGAAATCAGCGGGTTCAAGAGGTTGAAAAAGGTGAAAGGCGCATAGCTCAGCGTGGCTACGCCCAGCGCGGCCGCCATGAAGGCGCCGCAACTATTCCAGGGGATCAGGGCCGAGGTGACGGTGGCTGAATCTCCGAGTGCGCGGGACAGGACAACCGGCGCAAGCCCGCGCTGTCCGAAGGCGCCCTTGAACATCCGGCCGGGAAGCACGATGGCGATGTACTGGTCGGCCGTGACGACGTTGGTCGCCACCGTCGACCCGATCAGGGTCGTCACCAGGGCCCCGGTGGACTTCACCACGGCGAGAAGCGGCGCCGCCAGACGCTCCACCGCACCGGCCTTCTCGACCACGCCGCCGAAGCCCAGGGCGACGATGATCAACCAGACCGTGCTCAGCATGCTATCCATGCCGCCCCGGGAGGCGAGTTGATCGATGGCCGCGTAGC belongs to Desulfobacteraceae bacterium and includes:
- a CDS encoding META domain-containing protein; translation: MKLWKIAFGLVAAGILAGCAAPAGSIPKIEERLVIRGRLSYPERIALPPASAAVVELRATDVRPAALVAEQHRQLDGRQVPIPFELSLDPALLQSGGRHLFRGAIVSSPGPLRVTQSVEIAVKSGVVALGELRLRPVERTVFGTPYRCGDVAVVFGALGTNDLLAVGGRSYDLKPVVSASGARYVALDDSDTSFWSKGDRATVVAHGVTLPECRVVTAPELPFTARGQEPGWQITIAAEAISLNADYGALQLRMPRPEPEVTAAGILYRTAADGRSLSVSIQPRICADIATGMPHPYRVRYDLDGETHSGCGGEPKSLLTGGEWVVEEIGGQPVIADAEVTILFMEEGRVAGGASCNRFFGSYKLSGEGLTFGQMGGTMMACPQPHADQEAHFLRLLQETYRFEIDPEGRLVLHTPGQERIVARRKN